The following coding sequences lie in one Crassostrea angulata isolate pt1a10 chromosome 10, ASM2561291v2, whole genome shotgun sequence genomic window:
- the LOC128165714 gene encoding pancreatic lipase-related protein 2-like: MVRWVPYLWQKASTMATSWIILVGLCVQICGGTNYDTTHSHESTSSPTAVNITTEKPNPYANKTICYAYVGCFDNFPPFDNANLDLPLSPEAIGTEFLLYTRRNWNNSQHLNYSSLTSITNSFYKSSLKTKIIIHGFTNSIKSTWLYGMKNALLTKDDFNVIIVAWGKGATAPNYNQAVSNTRMVGTQLRLIIDMMVRAGGKVGDMHLIGHSLGAHTAGYTGRLLHGRLGRITGMDPAEPDFEHLSEGIRLDPADANFVDVIHTNGAPISSLGYGLMQASGHVDFYVNGGEKQPGCKNQISGFFGSLLTFNTTAIGEAVACSHGRAHVYFTESILTDCPFTAFPCDSYQNFSRGECMTCGTRGCSQMGYYADQYTARGKMYLVTQSNEHGPYCGFHYVIKYDLGHTDTYGTLSIRLKGTYGQSSLIAITEKDAHLRTSGMVSKLVAVPVEVGDVTSIELFYKKKSGFLFWGGGAKSIEVVSVSVMSGELGDSFSFCVKHSLSDGRAFTAQRQTSPVCK, translated from the exons ATGGTTCGGTGGGTTCCTTATCTCTGGCAGAAGGCGTCGACTATGGCCACGTCATGGATAATCCTCGTCGGACTGTGTGTCCAGATTTGTG GAGGAACCAACTATGACACAACACATAGTCACGAGTCGACGTCCTCTCCAACTGCGGTGAATATAACAACTGAAAAACCGAACCCGTATGCTAACAAGACAATTTGTTACGCATACGTCGGCTGCTTCGATAATTTCCCGCCATTCGATAATGCTAATCTCGACCTACCCCTATCACCCGAGGCAATCGGAACTGAATTTTTGCTTTATACGAGGAGAAACTGGAACAATTCCCAACATCTCAACTACTCCTCTTTGACATCCATCACAAACTCCTTTTATAAAAGcagtttaaaaacaaaaattataatccATGGGTTTACCAATTCTATAAAGTCGACATGGTTATACGGAATGAAGAATGCCTTGTTGACAAAG gaTGATTTCAATGTCATTATCGTGGCATGGGGAAAGGGAGCCACGGCGCCAAATTACAACCAGGCAGTGTCAAACACTCGGATGGTAGGGACTCAGCTCCGTCTCATCATTGACATGATGGTAAGGGCGGGTGGTAAGGTCGGCGACATGCATTTGATTGGACACAGTCTTGGTGCCCACACTGCGGGCTACACTGGACGACTTCTTCATGGAAGGTTGGGTAGAATCACAG GCATGGACCCAGCAGAGCCCGACTTTGAACACCTGTCTGAAGGAATTCGATTGGACCCTGCCGATGCTAACTTTGTCGATGTCATCCACACCAATGGCGCCCCCATCTCTAGTTTGGGTTACGGTCTAATGCAAGCTTCTGGTCATGTGGATTTCTACGTCAATGGCGGCGAAAAGCAGCCTGGTTGCAAAAATCAAATAAGCGGATTCTTCGGATCACTCTTAACTTTTAATACAACAG CTATTGGAGAAGCGGTGGCCTGTAGTCACGGACGCGCCCACGTGTATTTTACCGAATCTATACTCACTGACTGCCCTTTTACGGCATTCCCGTGTGACAGCTAT CAAAATTTTAGCCGAGGGGAATGTATGACTTGTGGGACAAGAGGGTGCTCCCAGATGGGGTACTACGCCGATCAGTATACAGCCCGGGGAAAGATGTATCTCGTAACTCAGAGTAACGAGCACGGACCGTATTGTG GTTTTCATTATGTGATAAAATACGATCTGGGACACACAGATACCTACGGCACGCTTTCTATAAGATTGAAAGGAACGTACGGACAAAGCAGTTTGATCGCCATTACCGA GAAAGATGCTCACTTGAGAACGAGCGGAATGGTGTCGAAATTGGTAGCTGTTCCGGTGGAGGTTGGAGATGTGACATCAATAGAACTTTTCTACAAGAAAAAGAGCGGCTTTTTATTTTGGGGAGGTGGAGCTAAGAGTATCGAAGTCGTGTCCGTGTCCGTAATGTCTGGGGAACTAGGTGACAG TTTCTCCTTCTGTGTAAAGCATTCGCTATCTGATGGACGTGCGTTCACAGCCCAAAGACAAACCAGTCCTGTGTGCAAATAG
- the LOC128165716 gene encoding pancreatic lipase-related protein 2-like, giving the protein MVNNMTSQIAILLTFVAGICTTSTTENPYENRTVCYKYVGCFNNLPPFDNAAYDLPRSPEEIGTEFLLFTRRNPSNPDRLDYVSQSSVLSSQFQSSVQTKIIIHGFANTVKTTWLYNMKDAFLTKGDYNVIVVAWGAGAAAPDYNQAVSNTRMVATQTRLIIEGLVQAGGRLTDIHLIGHSLGAHTAGSTGRQMGGKVGRITGLDPAEPEFENHPEGVRIDPSDAVFVDIIHTNGAPIRRGGAGLMQASGHVDFYVNGGERQPGCPNLVTGTFEQLFSQNVSGAVLAASCSHGRSHEYFTESILTDCPFTAYPCDNYVKFSSGGCSTCGLAGCSQLGLNADVNSGRGKLFLDTLSMAPFCGYHYLVTVVIGTHDAIGQLLLTVRGNAGQTQLIPVTGSGESLRAGMPHSKVVVLERKFTDINAVDVLYKKKRGFLFGWGGAPNDISLTSVTIKEIWANNKFTFCMGSFRFSDGVSVTTTQRSATGTC; this is encoded by the exons ATGGTTAACAATATGACGTCACAGATAGCAATCTTGTTGACTTTTGTAG CCGGTATATGTACGACAAGTACAACGGAAAACCCGTATGAAAACAGAACAGTGTGTTACAAATATGTGGGCTGTTTCAACAACCTCCCTCCCTTTGACAACGCTGCTTACGACTTGCCACGCTCGCCCGAGGAGATAGGGACAGAGTTTTTGCTTTTTACACGGAGGAATCCATCAAATCCAGACCGTCTGGATTATGTATCCCAATCCTCTGTCCTCAGTTCTCAGTTCCAGAGCAGTGTCCAGACCAAGATCATTATCCATGGATTCGCTAACACAGTCAAAACCACATGGTTATACAATATGAAAGATGCATTTTTAACAAAG GGAGACTACAACGTGATCGTTGTGGCGTGGGGTGCGGGAGCCGCGGCCCCCGACTACAACCAGGCCGTCTCCAACACCAGAATGGTGGCCACCCAGACCCGGCTCATTATCGAGGGGCTGGTCCAGGCTGGGGGGAGGCTCACTGACATCCACCTCATAGGTCACAGCCTGGGGGCCCACACCGCCGGATCCACAGGCAGACAAATGGGCGGCAAAGTTGGACGAATCACGG GCCTGGACCCAGCTGAGCCAGAGTTTGAAAACCACCCAGAAGGAGTAAGAATCGATCCCTCGGATGCTGTTTTTGTGGACATTATCCATACAAACGGAGCACCCATACGGCGGGGCGGGGCAGGCTTAATGCAGGCGTCAGGTCACGTGGATTTCTACGTCAATGGAGGGGAGAGACAACCGGGATGTCCTAACCTTGTCACCGGGACGTTTGAGCAGCTGTTTAGTCAAAACGTTTCAG GTGCAGTTTTGGCTGCGTCATGTAGCCATGGTCGGTCTCACGAATACTTCACCGAATCCATACTGACCGACTGTCCCTTCACCGCATACCCATGTGACAATTAT GTCAAGTTTAGCTCCGGGGGGTGCAGTACATGTGGACTGGCAGGCTGCTCTCAGCTTGGCTTGAACGCGGACGTAAACTCTGGACGCGGGAAATTGTTTCTGGACACCCTCAGCATGGCACCCTTCTGTG GGTACCATTATCTTGTAACCGTTGTGATTGGAACACATGATGCCATTGGTCAGTTACTTCTAACAGTGCGTGGTAATGCTGGACAAACACAGCTGATTCCTGTCACTGG TTCTGGGGAATCCTTAAGAGCAGGGATGCCTCATTCCAAGGTCGTTGTTTTGGAAAGGAAATTTACAGATATTAATGCTGTTGATGTTCTGTATAAGAAAAAGAGAGGATTTTTGTTTGGATGGGGAGGAGCACCAAATGATATATCACTGACGTCCGTTACAATTAAGGAAATCTGGGCAAACAATAA attcaCGTTTTGCATGGGAAGTTTCCGCTTCTCGGATGGAGTATCCGTTACCACCACTCAAAGATCCGCCACCGGAACTTGTTGA